A region of the Alligator mississippiensis isolate rAllMis1 chromosome 5, rAllMis1, whole genome shotgun sequence genome:
TGCTTTCAGTACATCAGCAGTGTGCAATAGGGTCAAAGGGTGATTTTCCAGAAACGTGATAAGCAATGGATATTTTTTTAACTGACGCTGACATCAGTCTTATGctgagatacattttttttttgctactgacCAAAGAAATATTTATCAGAACCAAAGACCTCAATTCTTATACAAGAAGAGTGGTCCtagtcaaaacagttttgagcAGCCATGTCAAACAAGGAAGGGCACGAGCTCAAGTGGCAGAGGTAAAGTTATAAACCAACAGAGATCCAGAAGTTCAAGTTTAACACAATCCCTTTTTCATATGCAACAAGGCAGAAGATAAGCAGTTAAAAGTAAGCAAGAATTACTGCAAAGAGAGCAACAACACAAACAATCTTAAGTAAAAAGGGTACTGAGGAATAGCTGATAGAATCCTCTATACTTCTGGTTTTCATGGGCCTGATGATCCGCTCTTTCTGAGTCAGGATGGCTCTTctggctccatcccacttccCTGGCCCACTCAGGCGGTACTGGTATGGTGTGCATGGGCCAAAGAAAACCTCCATGGCTAGCTTAGGATCCGTAAGAAAGAGAGACAGTATGTTGGGCTTTACCCCTGTCAGGCTGGCAATTTCATCCATGTATTGAACAAAATCAACTTGGATGGTGTGGCGTGGGCTCTTCACATACCTGCAAGGAGAGGGAGGAACAGGCATTCTTGAATGTGATCAGAGACATGCAGGTCAGGTAATGACATTTCTGAGGGGTACCACACTAGGTGCTTTTTGCCCCTCAGTAATTAATTCTCATTTTCATAGCTTGAGCAAAGGGAGAAAACTGGGTCACCATTTCAAAACTAATAAGCATATGGAACTACCCAGACAAAACAGCCGTTTACCAGAAGGAAATCTCTATGTCCAGCCAAATTCCTGGAGCACTTCTGCTCCTTAAAGAAAATGGCAATGAAACTTCCCAAACTTACACATTCTAACAACAACTCCACAATCCACAGCAATATCATCAACTTATCCAGCCACATGCTCAGCCCATCTGAAGTGTCTGCACTCTCCtgtggtttcccccccccccactcccaaataCATAGCTCAGTAAGGTTCAGCTATATGGACATCTTGGGTATGTGCAGATGAGCATGGTCTGTGgtactgcaaacacatttgcagtggCACATACTGCACTATCCAGTGTTCTCCGCGCTGCAAGGGTGCACTGCCCAAGCATGTGctgcactgttttttttccctgtgtttttttttacccctggatctTGGTCGTGTTATCTGTAGGCCCCCTTCCTTtactttgctggacttttggTCCTCCTTGCCCCTGGATCCTCCATCCACTGCCAAAGTTCCTCCACTGGCTGCCTCCCCCTACTTGTGCTCTGCTGGCACTAAACTTGTCCTCTTGGCATGATCCTGGCCATCCACGCCTTCTTGCCTTGAAGCACTAATCATGACCCTCTTGGCCCTAACTGCACCTTATGGGTTCTAGTTgtggcctccagcctcccccatagcAATGCCTATGCCTTACAGACATACCCATGTCTTTTGACCCCCTGGGGGAACTgcggaaaaaaaaaatggcacagtGCATACTTGGCCAGtgcatgctgctgaaaagtggagccaggtcacccagagctgtgctgcagctgccggccaggctctacATGGCAGattcaccatggctgcagccccatatAAAGCTGGAAGTATCTGATCCTGTAAGCAAAGTTTGTGACACACTGTGGGTGTTTTAAAACATGATAAGAAGCTCAGGAAATTTTTGGTCGACCATCTGCTCAAACCTGGTGTAGTTTCCCCAATTATGAGGTGTTATGACAGCATTGGTCTgagggtggcagtggtgccccctTTTCGGCTGAACTAATCCTGCCTCTTACTCCAGCTCTTTAGCCTACTCCCTTTCACCATCTCTCGATGTAATTTTTTAGCAATAAGGGAAGGTGCCTAGAGCCTTGGAGAGGTCTTGGTTGTGCAATCTGGTGGCCCCCTTCCTTTCCTTTGCTGGATCTTTGGTTCTCCTTGCCACCAGACCTTCCATCCACTAACAAAGTTCCTCCACTGGCTGCCTCCTAATCACGACCCTCTTGGCCCTAACTGCGCCTTAAGGGCTATAGTGGTGGTCTCCAGCCTTccccatagccatgcccatgccttacaGGTCTTACTCTAATTTGGTTCATCTGGCTCAGGCATCAGCCCTCTCAGCCTCAGTTCCTTTGCTGTCTTTGCCCTCTGGGACTTTGACCTTTGTGGGGCTAAAACAGAAAGTGTTCCTTAGGCACCCCCTCCTGTGGcctccatgctgcccctgcagccacaaccGGGTCCTCCAGTAGCTTAAATACAAAATACGAACATAAAGCCTTCAGTCCCTAATGCAAGTTTGTACCGTCACACTCACGTCTCTATGCTCTGCAAACTCCTGTCTATGCTGCCAGCTTCCTTACAGCCCCTCCTGCAGTCAGGAGCTCCGCTCTAACAAGGGAGCAGGGCCTAACTGACTGCACTTCagcattgccaggtcttaaatatgaaattattgtaTTGGACGCTCAAGATTATcacatttgctgaaaaactactgcacactgaaaaatatgcaaaaaagTATACAAAATGAGCACGCAAATAAGTCTTCTTATTTACTTTCTATTGCTCAGTATAAGATGCCCGTGAGTGAATGAGAACTAGGTTATCAAAGTTGAAGCATGTTTTTACTGAGGCAAGTAGTCTTAagaaagtgctggcagcaaaTCCAAAACCCAGTTAGGGTGTTTGTAAATGTGTTGGTTTTGTTGTTTACAAATGAATGTTACGAGAGTGTTACTGTGTAGTCTTTTGAAAAAGGGGTGAGTGGGACCTTGAGATGTAAAAGAAACAGTTTGGTTGTGTTGGGAATCTTAAATTTGTTTTGTGATGGCATTttgtaataaaaacaaaaaacaaaccctcctCTCCCCAACCTCACTTAAGGCTCTCTGAGAGTGACTTAGGTTTTGCATATGCTGCTGCCTCAAAAATTAATGTACATTTTGAGTACTTTTACTATTATTGCTTGTATATCATATAAGGGTTGAAATTATTGTACAAATACAATAATTATCATACATTTGGCAACACTGCTGCACTGGCTCAGGGCTTATTTCCCTAGGTTCCTCCCCTTTCCAGTCATATGGCCCCCTTAGCTTCCTTACTGAGTCCAGGTGTCCCCCCTCGGCTCAATAAGCTGCCTactcctctctgctgccatttACACAGCAGGGCTGCTTACTCAGTAGCTGGCTTAAATGAAGCTGCTCCTATCAAAATGCAGCTCtagcctgctgctctcccctcttaaAGTAATAGGGGTGTTGGCCCCTGTTACAGGTGCCCACCAGTCACCCCTCATCATTGTTGGTTGGGCTTTATTCTTAGATCTCAGTGAACTCCATCCAGTGACCTCAGGATGGAGGACAAAAGAGTGAGTCTATAAGTCCCTAGTTCTTGCTTCCTTTAACTCTGAGATTGGGAGGGGAATGAATGATCTCTCAGTTTAGATCAGTGTGAAACAAATCAGAAACCCAGCCCAAGTACCCAGTGCTCCCAAGATGCTGTTCACAAATCGATGATCAGTCTGAAAGCTCTGCATCTCTTCCTTTAGGTCACAGAGCTTGGTGATTATGAGGTCTGAAATGCAGTGAATGTAGGGTTGGGTAATGCTTACTACAGAGGTACAGGGAAGCTGGAAGTGCACtaggggaagaagaaaagagggTGAGCAGTTGTTTGCCCTGGAGCTTCCCCACATGCCCTGTAGGCATTGTTTCTTATAAGGGTCCTTACCGTTTTACCATTTCCTCTTTCTTCTGGGTAATATCAGCCATCATGTCACTCATAGATGGAAGTGAGTTCAGTCCTAGAAAGGAAAGCCCAGAGTGTGAGAAAGCCAAAGAGTGGGGGATCCTTTGTTAACAAATTAGCCCATTCCCTGAGAAACCTGGGTGTGAGGGATGCGGGCAGCTTCTGTGGGAAATGAGAAGCAGTTTCTGGGAAAGCCGGGATGGTTGTATTGGCCCCAAATcctgaaaatcagagctcctaGAGTGCAGTGGACTTCCAACCCCTCTGAGGGACTGAAGCTTAGTGAGCTGGCCTCTGCCCCCATCCTTGCTGGCCTTCCCAACAGCTCCAGCACCACTTCAAGGAAAGTACTGCCTGTACCTTCTCTTCTCCCTCATGTGATCCTGGACTCAAAAACACTTCCCAACTTCTAGATAGGCAGAGAAAAGGCCAAACAACCAGAGGAAGGGCTGTGGCTGCCCTGGTTTATCTGGAATTAAAACAGCACAAagacagagggagagaacagCTGGCTCAGCATAACAGACTAAGATAGTGTGCAACTGCCACCCATATCCAGCAAGGCAACTTTCTAGTGCTGCCTGTAGTTTCAGACAGGTTTGTAGTCCAGAAACTCCTGTCCAGAAGCTGCTAGCCTATTCCTTGGGCACTGGCTCACGTACCCTTGAACACACGTGTGGCCCAACGACACTGGAGCTCCGAGATAGGCATGATGGCCCCTAGTGGCTGGACAAGGCCAATGAAAGCCAGTGTTGGTTTCTCCAGGTGAGGCGGAAAGACAAACTTATACAGAGAGATCTGGTTATTGACCACTTCGACACAGCTctcaaggaaagggaaggagaagctgTATCCTGTAGCAAAAACAACCGCATCAATGTTGTCTTCTTTGGTACCATCTTCGAAGATAGCAGCAGTTTCAGTGAACTCTCTCACGTTTGGTTTCACTAGCACTCTGCCAGAGATGATGCGGTTTGGCAGGTCATCATTGACAGTTGGATGCTGGTTGAGAATCCTGTATAGCAAAAAGAAAGCATGTAAGAATCAGTAGTGATGGGTTGCATGCCTCTGAAAGCCCATGGGGGATGGATCTGTATGACTATTAGGTATCTTTGGgcctttgttcactaccattcgcTGTAAAATAGCTGTAGTTAGGCTGAAGTAGAATGGCTGCCTGGATGTTGAATGATTGCTGTAGCTCAAGCAGCATAAAAGCGGCCTGAAAAGTGTCAGAAACTGTTGCCCGAGGGTACCCCTGGACAGAAGACATTTTCTCTCTGCTATTCTCTGCTTTCTAAGAACCACAGTGTATAAGTCCTAAAGACTACACATTTTTAAGTAACCATCTTATCCCTGCCCTAGGAACTGCCTTGGGCCTGGAGACAGTaccgtggcaaggaagtttggcacctgggcaAAGCCCGCAGCAACAGCCTGCtctcgccccatgcacagatctggggagcacacgCCCCCCCATGCTTGTCTGGGAGTGCACGCAGCGGCAAGAGtcaccctccccctgtccctaCACCTCTccaaatgagccattcgcagctctgtcccatgtccTGCCCTGGCTAGGAAGTGCCTGTTGAcgccccttcacttcagcacctggggcagttgccccacttgctcctcccctacctccttgctacagcactgcctgGAGATGGATAACAAGAGTCAGAGGACTGAAGTAGGAAAAGATATTTTATATCTACCAAtttgccttccagccctaacaagCACAGGGAAATGCCTGATTTGTGTGAAGGCACCTGTGTGTAGGCTGTAGACCATAGTGTGAGTGATTGAATCTGGCATTTAATctcttttctgcccatttgttaACCATGGATGTGGTCAAGAATTTGTTGAGGACAGCATTCAGACGAGTACTGAGCACGATATCCATTGGGTAGCCTTCATCTCCAACACGATTTAATATCCATGCTCCCCTCCTGGTGCTGAGGAAAACCTAAAAGAGGAAGAACGATGTCACAAATCCACAGGCCTTCAGGACTTCACAGCTATCTCTGTGCCTCACACCTTGGCCACTTGGTGCCCCAAGGCCTCACCAGGGATTGATGCTATCATGACTGATGATCCCTAGTAAGGTAATAAGTGTAGGCTCTAGCTGGGATTAGAGACCTGTTGTGCTGGCCTGCTGCAAACAGATGGTGGCGGGGGCTCATTCCTCCTCCAAGATGCTTAGGGTCTAGCTGGACCAGCTTAATACCTTTGTGCTTTCATTAACATTTTCTTTGGGAAACAGCCCCTACCTTCCAGCAttttttgaagtgatgggagcccaagaagggtggctgtgccttaaggaaatgatcgtTCGGGCATAAAgcgagacgatcctgatgcgagggaaaagaggggaaggggccaggaggcttccttggctgaccagagaaatccagggcagcctatgggccaaaaggggagcacataaaaagtggaaacagggagagatcaccaaagacgaatatacctcctctgctcgcgcttgtagggaggcagttagacgggccaaagctaccatggagctgaggatggcatcccaagtaaaggacaacaagaaattgttttttagatatatagggagtaaaaggaaggcccagggaggaataggacccctgctaaatgggcagaaacaattggtgacagacaggggggacaaggctgaactcctcaacgagttctttgcctcagtgttcctaagcaaggggcacgacaagtctctcactggggttgtagagaggcagcagcaaggcgccagactaccatgcgtagaccctgagatggtgcagagtcacttggaagaactggatgcctttaagtcggcaggcccggatgagctccatccgagggtactgaaggcactggccgacatcattgcagagccactggtgggaatatttgaattttcgtggcgcacgggccgagtcccggaggactggaaaaggaccaatgtggtccccattttcaagaaggggaggaaggaggacctgggcaactataggccagtcagtctcacctccatccttggcaaaatctttgaaaaaattatcaaggctcacgtttgcgagagcccggcaggacaaattatgctgaggggaaaccagcacaggttcgtagcaggcagatcgtgcctgactaatctagtctctttccatgaccaggttatgaaatgcctggacaccagagtaggggtggatgtcatatacttagacttcaggaaggccttcgatacagtatcccaccccatactggtgaacaagttaagaggctgtgacttggatgactacacagtccggtgggtggcgaattggctagagggtcgcacccagagagtcgtggtggatgggttggttttgacctggaagggtgtgagcagtggggtcccgcagggctcggtccttggaccgatactctttaatgtattcatcagcaacttggacgagggagtgaaatgtactctgtccaagtttgcagatgacacaaagctatggggagaagtggacacgccggagggcagggaacagctacaagcagacctggacaggttggacaagtgggcagaaaacaacaggatgcagttcaacaaggagaaatgcaaagtgctgcacctagggaggaaaaatgtccagcacacctacagcctagggaatgacctgctgggtggcacggaagtggaaagggaccttggagtcctagtggactccaagatgaacatgagtcggcagtgtgacgaagccatcagaaaagccaatggcaccttatcgtgcatcagcagatgcatgacgaataggt
Encoded here:
- the LOC106737209 gene encoding flavin-containing monooxygenase 5 isoform X3, which produces MAKKRVAIIGGGSSGLCAIKSCLDEGMEPVCFERTNDIGGLWRYEENPEEGRASIYKSVIINTSKEMMCFSDFPIPDDFPNYMHNSKIMEYFRTYAKHFDLLNYVRFKTSVCHVTRRPDFSTTGQWDVVTETDGKQESSIFDGILVCSGHHTYAHLPLHTFPGIEKFRGRYLHSREYKNPQEFSDKRVIVIGIGNSGGDLAVEISHTAKQVFLSTRRGAWILNRVGDEGYPMDIVLSTRLNAVLNKFLTTSMVNKWAEKRLNARFNHSHYGLQPTHRILNQHPTVNDDLPNRIISGRVLVKPNVREFTETAAIFEDGTKEDNIDAVVFATGYSFSFPFLESCVEVVNNQISLYKFVFPPHLEKPTLAFIGLVQPLGAIMPISELQCRWATRVFKGLNSLPSMSDMMADITQKKEEMVKRYVKSPRHTIQVDFVQYMDEIASLTGVKPNILSLFLTDPKLAMEVFFGPCTPYQYRLSGPGKWDGARRAILTQKERIIRPMKTRSIEDSISYSSVPFLLKIVCVVALFAVILAYF
- the LOC106737209 gene encoding flavin-containing monooxygenase 5 isoform X2, which encodes MKLNPSFTGIALRSLLAIDLWASKRLGVCAREGSAWGSARPLMKVIEVSGHGIPWLLGTAYGLCRSDSSPGREVLLNLLFGPSQDSCLFFPRQLTMAKKRVAIIGGGSSGLCAIKSCLDEGMEPVCFERTNDIGGLWRYEENPEEGRASIYKSVIINTSKEMMCFSDFPIPDDFPNYMHNSKIMEYFRTYAKHFDLLNYVRFKVFLSTRRGAWILNRVGDEGYPMDIVLSTRLNAVLNKFLTTSMVNKWAEKRLNARFNHSHYGLQPTHRILNQHPTVNDDLPNRIISGRVLVKPNVREFTETAAIFEDGTKEDNIDAVVFATGYSFSFPFLESCVEVVNNQISLYKFVFPPHLEKPTLAFIGLVQPLGAIMPISELQCRWATRVFKGLNSLPSMSDMMADITQKKEEMVKRYVKSPRHTIQVDFVQYMDEIASLTGVKPNILSLFLTDPKLAMEVFFGPCTPYQYRLSGPGKWDGARRAILTQKERIIRPMKTRSIEDSISYSSVPFLLKIVCVVALFAVILAYF
- the LOC106737209 gene encoding flavin-containing monooxygenase 5 isoform X1 codes for the protein MKLNPSFTGIALRSLLAIDLWASKRLGVCAREGSAWGSARPLMKVIEVSGHGIPWLLGTAYGLCRSDSSPGREVLLNLLFGPSQDSCLFFPRQLTMAKKRVAIIGGGSSGLCAIKSCLDEGMEPVCFERTNDIGGLWRYEENPEEGRASIYKSVIINTSKEMMCFSDFPIPDDFPNYMHNSKIMEYFRTYAKHFDLLNYVRFKTSVCHVTRRPDFSTTGQWDVVTETDGKQESSIFDGILVCSGHHTYAHLPLHTFPGIEKFRGRYLHSREYKNPQEFSDKRVIVIGIGNSGGDLAVEISHTAKQVFLSTRRGAWILNRVGDEGYPMDIVLSTRLNAVLNKFLTTSMVNKWAEKRLNARFNHSHYGLQPTHRILNQHPTVNDDLPNRIISGRVLVKPNVREFTETAAIFEDGTKEDNIDAVVFATGYSFSFPFLESCVEVVNNQISLYKFVFPPHLEKPTLAFIGLVQPLGAIMPISELQCRWATRVFKGLNSLPSMSDMMADITQKKEEMVKRYVKSPRHTIQVDFVQYMDEIASLTGVKPNILSLFLTDPKLAMEVFFGPCTPYQYRLSGPGKWDGARRAILTQKERIIRPMKTRSIEDSISYSSVPFLLKIVCVVALFAVILAYF